The following proteins are encoded in a genomic region of Neoarius graeffei isolate fNeoGra1 chromosome 6, fNeoGra1.pri, whole genome shotgun sequence:
- the dnaja2b gene encoding dnaJ homolog subfamily A member 2b, protein MANVADTKLYDILGVSPSATENELKKAYRKLAKEYHPDKNPNAGDKFKEISFAYEVLTNPEKKELYDRYGEQGLREGGGGGAGMEDIFSHIFGGGLFGFMGGQSSRNRNGGRRRGEDMVHPLKVSLEDLYNGKTTKLQLSKNVLCSACNGHGGKTGAVQKCTACRGRGMRIMIRQLAPGMVQQMQTVCNDCNGEGEVISERDRCKQCEGRKVCKEVKTLEVHVDKGMRHGQKITFSGEADQSPNTEPGDIVLVLQEKEHEDFRRDGNDLHMCQTIGLVEALCGFQLTLTHLDGRHLLIKYPAGKVIEPGAVRVVRGEGMPQYRNPFEKGDLYIKFDVRFPDNGWLSTEKLTELEYLLPSREEDAVITADTEEVDLQEFDMSQGSSGGQRREAYNDSSDEEGGPHGPGVQCAHQ, encoded by the exons GCGTATCGCAAACTGGCAAAAGAATATCACCCTGATAAGAACCCCAACGCTGGAGACAAG TTTAAGGAGATCAGCTTTGCGTACGAGGTGTTGACTAACCCTGAGAAGAAGGAGCTGTATGACCGATATGGAGAGCAGGGCCTGCGTGAGGGAGGCGGAGGAGGAGCCGGGATGGAGGACATTTTCTCCCACATCTTCGGCGGAGGACTGTTTGGGTTCATGGGCGGTCAGAGCAGTAGGAACCGAAACGGGGGACGGCGGAGGGGAGAGGACATGGTGCATCCGCTCAA GGTGTCTTTAGAAGATCTTTACAACGGCAAAACCACCAAACTCCAGCTGAGCAAGAACGTTCTGTGTAGCGCCTGCAATGG TCACGGGGGGAAGACGGGCGCGGTGCAGAAGTGTACTGCGTGCAGAGGGAGAGGGATGAGGATCATGATCAGACAGCTGGCCCCTGGTATGGTCCAACAAATGCAGACGGTGTGTAATGACTGCAACGGGGAAG GTGAGGTGATCAGTGAGAGAGACCGGTGCAAACAGTGCGAGGGCCGTAAGGTGTGTAAGGAAGTGAAGACGCTGGAGGTGCACGTGGATAAGGGAATGAGACACGGGCAGAAGATCACGTTCAGTGGAGAAGCGGATCAGTCTCCCAACACAGAGCCTGGAGATATTGTCCTGGTGCTGCAGGAGAAGGAAcacgag gactTCCGCAGAGACGGTAATGACCTGCACATGTGCCAGACGATCGGCCTGGTGGAGGCGCTGTGCGGCTTccagctcactctcacacacctcGACGGGCGACACCTCCTCATCAAATACCCTGCTGGAAAAGTCATCGAGCCAG GTGCTGTGAGGGTGGTGCGTGGCGAGGGAATGCCGCAGTACAGGAACCCGTTTGAGAAAGGAGATCTCTACATCAAGTTTGACGTTCGGTTCCCCGATAACGGCTGGCTCAGTACCGAGAAACTCACG gaACTGGAGTATCTGTTACCGTCGCGTGAAGAGGACGCCGTCATCACGGCTGACACGGAGGAGGTCGACCTGCAGGAGTTCGACATGAGCCAGGGGTCATCTGGAGGTCAACGGCGTGAAGCCTATAACGATAGTTCAGATGAGGAGGGCGGGCCACATGGGCCGGGGGTGCAGTGCGCCCACCAgtaa